A portion of the Fusobacterium perfoetens ATCC 29250 genome contains these proteins:
- the selB gene encoding selenocysteine-specific translation elongation factor, protein MSVIIGTAGHIDHGKTTLIKYLTGIDTDRLPEEKEKGMTIDIGFSFLEKNGKKIGIVDVPGHEKFIKNMLTGVTGIEYIIFIIACDDGIMPQTVEHFNILKFLEIKNGIIVLTKKDLVTEERIKELKENIKETFKNSFMDNLPIMETSINDISSFEKLKEKIFFDIEKIKTKRIDKNFLMYIDRSFSPKGFGTVVTGSVGEGKINKDEFLYIYPQKIKIKIKNIEQHGERLEYIEKNNRCALNISGIDYKEVKRGDFLYKEDNLKSTEIINVYLSLIEGNKIKPNQKIRIYVGTSEIIGKIRILEELYKNNFLCEIILEKESYFFQNQLGIIRNYTPLITLGGIKILKVFGKKVRKKTIEYDEYIEELKNILLGFENKNKEINIGKILNFLLDFHKKNYLEKGIEIKELEKNFSNRVENLQEIIKELISLEKIKVIQGKISLVDFKIKLTKDDKKIKEEIFSIYKNARFLPYKYEIIEESLIKNGYQLNNIQAIHRYMVEENMLEYLGENRFILSGYFKESMKLLKEYFESEENKEKGITLGEFRQLINTNRDIAILLINKLEKINFLVNRKNIRYIKGE, encoded by the coding sequence ATGAGTGTAATTATAGGAACTGCAGGACATATTGACCATGGAAAAACTACACTTATAAAATATTTGACAGGAATAGATACAGATAGACTACCAGAGGAAAAAGAAAAGGGAATGACGATAGATATTGGTTTTTCTTTTTTAGAAAAAAATGGTAAAAAAATTGGAATAGTAGATGTACCTGGACATGAAAAATTTATAAAAAATATGCTTACAGGAGTAACTGGTATTGAGTATATAATTTTTATAATTGCTTGTGATGATGGAATTATGCCTCAGACTGTGGAACATTTTAATATTTTAAAATTTTTAGAAATTAAAAATGGAATTATAGTCCTAACAAAAAAAGATTTAGTAACAGAAGAGAGAATAAAAGAATTAAAAGAAAATATAAAAGAAACTTTTAAAAACTCTTTTATGGATAATTTACCTATAATGGAAACTTCTATAAATGATATATCTTCTTTTGAAAAATTAAAAGAAAAAATATTTTTTGACATTGAAAAGATAAAAACTAAAAGGATAGATAAAAATTTTTTAATGTATATTGATAGAAGTTTTTCTCCTAAAGGGTTTGGAACAGTTGTTACAGGAAGTGTTGGAGAGGGAAAAATAAATAAAGACGAATTTTTATATATTTATCCACAAAAGATTAAAATAAAAATAAAAAATATAGAGCAACATGGAGAAAGATTAGAATATATTGAAAAAAATAATAGATGTGCATTAAATATTTCTGGTATTGATTATAAAGAGGTTAAGAGAGGAGATTTTTTATATAAGGAAGATAATCTAAAATCTACTGAAATTATAAATGTATATCTTTCTTTAATTGAGGGAAATAAAATAAAACCTAATCAGAAGATAAGAATTTATGTTGGAACTTCTGAAATTATAGGAAAAATAAGAATACTAGAAGAATTATATAAAAATAATTTTCTCTGTGAAATAATTTTAGAAAAAGAAAGTTATTTTTTCCAAAATCAATTAGGAATAATAAGAAATTATACACCACTTATAACTTTAGGTGGAATAAAAATTTTAAAAGTTTTTGGAAAAAAGGTTAGAAAAAAAACTATAGAATATGATGAATATATTGAAGAATTAAAAAATATTCTGCTAGGTTTTGAAAATAAAAATAAAGAGATAAATATAGGTAAAATTTTAAATTTTTTATTAGATTTTCATAAAAAAAATTATTTAGAAAAAGGAATTGAAATAAAAGAATTAGAAAAAAATTTTTCTAATAGAGTTGAAAATTTACAAGAAATTATAAAAGAACTTATATCATTAGAAAAAATAAAAGTAATTCAAGGAAAAATTTCCCTTGTAGATTTTAAAATAAAACTTACTAAAGATGACAAAAAAATAAAAGAAGAAATTTTTAGTATATATAAAAATGCTAGATTTTTACCATATAAATATGAGATAATAGAAGAAAGTTTAATAAAAAATGGTTATCAATTAAATAACATACAAGCTATTCATAGATATATGGTAGAGGAAAATATGTTAGAATATTTAGGTGAGAATAGATTTATTCTTTCTGGATATTTTAAAGAGAGTATGAAGTTATTAAAAGAGTATTTTGAAAGTGAAGAAAATAAGGAGAAAGGAATAACTTTAGGAGAATTTAGACAATTGATAAATACAAATAGAGATATTGCAATTCTTCTTATAAATAAGCTAGAAAAAATAAATTTTTTGGTAAATAGAAAAAATATAAGATATATAAAAGGAGAATAA
- a CDS encoding sodium:solute symporter family protein: MNRNFLFLYFFIMLLMGGLSYKKIKDDKDFFIAGRKAGIIQITGSLLASVVGSSVILGSVDFAYSSGWAGMWLVICASLGFCGLLPLVKYIKDFKGYNLPSMLGSFYGEKVQQAASLLIPIAWLGVIASQIMGAAKIISIMTTLTYTEGVILSGVIFIIYTLLGGQLSIIKTDVVQLGFIIFGVVSTFLFINQEPITINITPMFNEKFQFIDLIVMMLSYSTTFVVGPDIYSRLFCAKDEKTMKNSIILTILILLPLSYILARIGIYGQQIFGGNGMGDSVLLVIAQEKLSKFLALALYFGILSAVISTADTTLLTASSLFAQVFIKDLKKENSIFITRILIVVFGFLSILVAIKMKYILATLLLALSIYSGAFIVPTFLGIFGFRAKEKVVITAIVVGGVIALIGKNIGGSLGNYISISSYFINGIILYLGKKNNKEIFSKV, from the coding sequence ATGAATAGAAATTTTTTATTTTTATATTTTTTTATTATGTTATTAATGGGTGGACTTTCTTATAAAAAAATAAAAGATGATAAAGATTTTTTTATAGCTGGAAGAAAAGCTGGAATAATTCAAATTACAGGAAGTTTATTGGCTTCTGTTGTTGGAAGTTCTGTTATATTAGGAAGTGTTGATTTTGCTTATTCTTCAGGTTGGGCAGGAATGTGGTTGGTTATTTGTGCTTCATTAGGTTTTTGTGGACTTCTGCCTCTTGTAAAATATATAAAAGATTTTAAAGGATACAATTTACCAAGTATGCTTGGAAGTTTTTATGGGGAAAAAGTACAACAAGCAGCCTCTCTTTTAATTCCAATAGCATGGCTTGGAGTAATAGCTTCTCAAATTATGGGAGCAGCTAAAATAATTAGTATAATGACAACTCTAACTTATACAGAGGGAGTTATTTTAAGTGGAGTGATTTTTATTATTTATACTTTATTAGGAGGACAACTTTCAATTATAAAAACAGATGTAGTTCAGCTTGGATTTATTATTTTTGGAGTAGTTTCTACATTTTTATTTATAAATCAAGAACCAATAACTATAAATATTACCCCTATGTTTAATGAAAAATTCCAATTTATAGATTTAATAGTTATGATGTTATCATATTCTACAACTTTTGTTGTTGGTCCTGATATTTATTCAAGACTTTTCTGTGCCAAAGATGAAAAAACAATGAAAAATTCTATTATTTTGACAATTTTAATTTTATTACCACTATCTTATATTCTTGCAAGAATTGGAATATATGGACAACAAATTTTTGGTGGAAATGGAATGGGAGATTCTGTACTTTTAGTTATAGCTCAAGAAAAATTATCAAAATTTTTAGCCTTAGCTTTATATTTTGGGATTTTATCTGCTGTTATTTCCACAGCTGACACAACTTTACTTACAGCTTCATCATTATTTGCTCAAGTTTTTATAAAGGATTTAAAAAAAGAAAATTCTATTTTTATAACAAGAATTTTAATAGTTGTATTTGGTTTTTTATCAATTTTAGTAGCTATAAAAATGAAGTATATATTAGCAACCCTTTTATTAGCCCTTTCAATTTATTCAGGTGCTTTTATAGTTCCAACATTTTTAGGAATTTTTGGATTTAGAGCAAAGGAAAAAGTTGTAATAACAGCTATTGTTGTAGGAGGAGTTATTGCCTTAATAGGAAAAAATATAGGTGGAAGTTTAGGAAATTATATATCTATCTCGTCATATTTTATAAATGGAATTATATTATATCTAGGTAAAAAAAATAACAAAGAAATTTTTAGTAAAGTGTGA
- the selA gene encoding L-seryl-tRNA(Sec) selenium transferase, whose product MKKELLRALPKIDYILNEKKLEKYKESVAYYTFLSCIKETIEKYRNIILKDLEDFSGEEDLKNKILIEIIEKLKIEKRKNIEKVFNCTGTIIHTNLGRSVFSKDIGNIVGNILSGYNNLEYDIETGKRGSRYKNLEKLICNVVGSEGALIVNNNAAAVVLCLNEFAKDKKVIISRGELVEIGGSFRIPEIIKFAGAKISEVGTTNRTYKEDYEKEITEETGVLMKVHTSNYKIQGFTHETTVEELAEIGKKHNIISIEDIGSGNLIEFSKYGVKNEPTIKKSLECGIDIVTFSGDKLLGGCQAGIIVGKKEYIERLKKNQFLRAVRVDKITIVILEKVFSIYQNEKEAVENIPTLRMITEKIEKVQERANKFSKILKDKNIDNEVIETKATIGGGSMPEEFIESFGILLKNKISPNKLEENFRKNYIPIIGRIEDKKFILDMKTVFEEELEELGEIIHSICKEMEM is encoded by the coding sequence ATGAAAAAAGAATTATTGAGAGCTTTGCCGAAGATTGACTATATCTTAAATGAGAAAAAATTAGAAAAGTATAAAGAAAGTGTAGCTTACTACACTTTTTTGTCATGTATAAAAGAAACTATAGAAAAATATAGAAATATAATTTTAAAAGATTTAGAAGATTTTTCTGGTGAAGAAGATTTAAAAAATAAAATTTTAATTGAGATAATTGAAAAACTAAAAATAGAAAAAAGAAAAAATATCGAAAAAGTTTTTAATTGTACAGGAACAATTATCCATACAAATTTAGGAAGAAGTGTATTTTCAAAAGATATAGGAAATATTGTAGGAAATATATTATCTGGTTATAATAATCTTGAATATGATATAGAAACAGGAAAAAGAGGAAGCAGATATAAAAATTTAGAAAAGTTAATTTGTAATGTTGTTGGAAGTGAAGGAGCATTAATAGTAAATAATAATGCTGCTGCAGTAGTTCTTTGTTTAAATGAATTTGCTAAGGATAAAAAAGTAATTATTTCAAGAGGAGAACTTGTAGAAATAGGTGGAAGTTTTAGAATTCCTGAAATTATAAAATTTGCAGGAGCTAAGATATCAGAAGTAGGAACAACAAATAGAACTTATAAAGAAGATTATGAAAAAGAAATAACAGAAGAAACAGGAGTTTTAATGAAAGTTCACACTTCTAATTATAAAATACAAGGTTTTACTCATGAAACAACAGTAGAAGAACTTGCTGAAATTGGAAAAAAACATAATATAATTTCTATTGAAGATATTGGAAGTGGAAATTTAATAGAGTTTTCAAAATATGGAGTTAAAAATGAACCTACAATTAAAAAAAGTTTAGAGTGTGGAATAGATATAGTTACTTTTAGCGGAGATAAACTTCTTGGAGGATGTCAAGCTGGAATTATTGTAGGAAAAAAAGAATATATTGAAAGACTTAAGAAAAATCAATTTTTAAGAGCTGTAAGAGTTGATAAAATTACTATAGTTATATTAGAGAAAGTATTTTCTATCTATCAGAATGAAAAAGAAGCTGTGGAGAATATTCCAACTTTAAGAATGATTACAGAGAAAATAGAAAAGGTTCAAGAGAGAGCCAATAAATTTTCTAAAATTTTAAAAGATAAAAATATTGACAATGAAGTTATAGAAACTAAAGCAACTATTGGTGGTGGAAGTATGCCAGAAGAATTTATTGAAAGTTTTGGAATACTTTTAAAAAATAAAATTTCTCCAAATAAACTAGAAGAAAATTTTAGAAAAAATTATATTCCTATAATAGGAAGAATAGAAGATAAAAAATTTATTCTTGATATGAAAACAGTATTTGAAGAAGAATTAGAAGAATTAGGAGAAATTATACATTCAATTTGCAAAGAAATGGAGATGTAA
- the yedF gene encoding sulfurtransferase-like selenium metabolism protein YedF — MIKVNAVGFLCPIPVIMTKKALNEIEEGEVEVLVDNETAKENLEKLGKELGFSYKSEKVEGNYKVVITKTKEEKKDEVKEENIVVVIDSDEMGKGDRELGEILVKGFIYSLTEMEVLPKTVILYNKGVCLATVNKNTIEDLKKLEAMGVEIIACGTCVNYYGLQDKLQVGSLTNMYTIVERQLKATKIIRV; from the coding sequence ATGATAAAAGTAAATGCTGTGGGATTTCTTTGTCCTATCCCTGTTATAATGACTAAAAAAGCTTTAAATGAAATAGAAGAAGGGGAAGTAGAAGTATTAGTAGATAATGAGACTGCTAAAGAAAATTTGGAAAAATTAGGAAAAGAGTTGGGTTTTAGTTATAAATCTGAAAAAGTAGAAGGAAATTATAAAGTTGTAATTACAAAAACAAAAGAAGAGAAAAAAGATGAAGTAAAAGAAGAAAATATTGTTGTTGTAATAGATTCTGACGAAATGGGAAAAGGTGATAGAGAATTAGGAGAAATTTTAGTAAAAGGATTTATATATTCTTTAACTGAAATGGAAGTTTTACCAAAAACAGTTATTCTTTATAATAAAGGTGTATGTCTTGCAACTGTTAATAAAAATACTATAGAGGATTTAAAAAAATTAGAAGCTATGGGTGTTGAAATTATAGCTTGTGGAACTTGTGTAAATTATTATGGTTTACAAGATAAATTACAAGTTGGAAGTTTAACTAATATGTACACTATAGTTGAAAGACAACTTAAAGCTACAAAAATAATAAGAGTTTAA
- a CDS encoding DUF3343 domain-containing protein, with the protein MVLEERFLVVSAESTHLVIKVEKILLNENIECRIIPLPTEISANCGLAVKLEEKYLEKVKEIVNRESLEVKISLVEKKGFKKNIINL; encoded by the coding sequence ATGGTTTTAGAAGAAAGATTTTTAGTTGTATCAGCAGAGTCTACTCACTTAGTTATAAAAGTAGAAAAAATTTTATTAAATGAAAATATAGAATGCAGAATAATACCTTTACCTACAGAAATTTCTGCAAATTGTGGATTAGCTGTAAAATTAGAAGAAAAATATTTAGAAAAAGTTAAAGAAATAGTAAATAGAGAAAGTTTAGAAGTAAAAATTTCTCTAGTAGAAAAAAAAGGATTTAAGAAAAATATAATTAATTTATAG
- a CDS encoding SDR family NAD(P)-dependent oxidoreductase, with the protein MNILITGVTKGIGYQLVSEFIKRNHKVFGIGRTESKLLELKNKYGEDFIPLNYDITLEENIDKIFKILDKDKISIDILINNAGVGFLGEFYNIDYKNNEKMIDLNIKSLVYITYKFINKSLEENIDKIRGIINISSTAAFQSGGPYFAVYYGTKAFVSSFTNGIAEELGDKNFKVMGVYPGPTKTEFVGMDKEKNFYTMESKKVAKIIVQDFFNKKEVSIPGVINKILVFMGKFIPRKLELKLLKKIQLKKLK; encoded by the coding sequence ATGAATATTTTAATTACAGGAGTTACTAAAGGAATAGGTTATCAATTAGTATCTGAATTTATAAAAAGAAATCATAAAGTATTTGGTATTGGAAGAACAGAATCAAAACTTTTAGAATTAAAAAATAAATATGGTGAAGATTTTATTCCTCTAAATTATGATATTACTTTAGAAGAAAATATTGATAAAATTTTTAAAATATTAGATAAAGATAAAATATCTATAGATATATTGATAAATAATGCAGGAGTTGGATTTTTGGGGGAGTTTTATAATATAGATTATAAAAATAATGAAAAAATGATAGATTTAAATATCAAGTCTCTTGTGTATATTACTTATAAATTTATAAATAAATCTTTAGAAGAAAATATTGATAAAATTAGAGGAATAATTAATATTTCATCAACAGCAGCCTTTCAAAGTGGAGGACCATATTTTGCAGTGTATTATGGAACAAAAGCTTTTGTTTCTTCTTTTACCAATGGTATTGCAGAAGAATTAGGAGATAAAAATTTTAAAGTTATGGGAGTTTATCCAGGACCAACTAAAACAGAATTTGTAGGAATGGATAAAGAAAAGAACTTTTATACTATGGAATCGAAAAAAGTTGCTAAAATTATAGTACAAGATTTTTTTAATAAAAAAGAAGTGTCGATACCAGGGGTTATCAATAAAATTTTAGTATTTATGGGGAAATTTATTCCTAGAAAATTAGAATTAAAACTTTTAAAAAAAATACAATTAAAAAAATTAAAATAA
- a CDS encoding alanine/glycine:cation symporter family protein, with translation MEIFKNLVDGVNNLLWGKNILVVLLIGAAILATLGTKFMQFRLLGPILSVFTNEEKKENGISSIETFFLGTACRVGAGNIAGVVAAITVGGPGSLFWMWLVALFGAATSFIESTLAVIYREKNKDGNYIGGTPWIIRKRLKLGWLGGLYAIASIICYIGVTQVMSNSITESVASAYNIKQSWVSITLTVIVAAIIFGRGKKDVIITSLNKIVPIMAGLYLGVVLYIILTNISSIPMMIVDIFSKAFGTKEIAGGAIGIVIMQGVRRGLFSNEAGSGDSNYAAAVVDIDQPAKQGMVQALGVFVDTLLVCSATAFVVLLAGAKNVTGVQGMILNGKELSGMALFQEAIKSHIGIVGLPFTVVVIFFFSLSTILAVTFYGRNALNYLTEKTGINIVYQLLIILMVYIGGVKQNFFVWSLADFGLGIMTVINIICLTPLAKEAISELRKYEIILKEENRKLKK, from the coding sequence ATGGAAATTTTTAAAAATTTAGTTGACGGAGTAAATAATCTGTTATGGGGAAAAAATATTTTAGTTGTATTACTAATAGGAGCGGCGATTTTAGCTACATTAGGAACAAAATTTATGCAATTTAGATTACTTGGACCTATATTATCAGTATTTACAAATGAAGAAAAAAAAGAAAATGGAATAAGTTCTATAGAAACATTTTTTTTAGGAACAGCTTGTAGAGTTGGAGCTGGAAATATAGCTGGAGTTGTGGCTGCAATAACAGTTGGAGGACCTGGTTCATTATTCTGGATGTGGTTAGTAGCTTTATTTGGAGCAGCAACATCTTTTATTGAATCTACTTTGGCAGTTATTTATAGAGAGAAAAATAAAGATGGAAATTATATTGGTGGAACACCTTGGATTATTAGAAAAAGATTAAAACTTGGATGGCTTGGAGGATTATATGCAATAGCTTCTATAATTTGTTATATAGGAGTTACTCAAGTTATGTCAAACTCAATAACAGAATCTGTAGCTAGTGCTTATAATATAAAACAAAGTTGGGTATCAATAACTTTAACAGTAATAGTAGCAGCTATTATATTTGGAAGAGGAAAGAAAGATGTAATTATAACTTCTCTTAATAAAATAGTTCCTATAATGGCTGGATTATATTTAGGAGTTGTTCTTTATATAATTCTTACAAATATTTCTTCAATTCCAATGATGATAGTAGATATATTCTCAAAAGCTTTTGGAACAAAAGAGATAGCTGGAGGAGCTATAGGAATTGTAATAATGCAAGGAGTTAGAAGAGGATTATTCTCAAATGAAGCTGGAAGTGGAGATTCTAACTATGCAGCAGCAGTAGTTGATATTGACCAACCAGCAAAACAAGGAATGGTTCAAGCTTTAGGAGTTTTTGTAGATACCTTATTAGTATGTAGTGCTACAGCCTTTGTTGTTCTTTTAGCTGGAGCTAAAAATGTAACTGGAGTTCAAGGAATGATATTAAATGGAAAAGAATTAAGTGGTATGGCTTTATTCCAAGAAGCTATAAAAAGTCATATAGGAATAGTAGGACTTCCATTTACAGTTGTTGTTATTTTCTTTTTCTCATTAAGTACAATTCTTGCTGTAACTTTTTATGGAAGAAACGCCCTTAATTATTTAACAGAAAAAACAGGAATTAATATTGTATATCAACTTCTTATAATTTTAATGGTTTATATTGGTGGGGTAAAACAAAATTTCTTTGTATGGTCATTAGCTGATTTTGGTTTAGGAATAATGACAGTTATAAATATAATTTGTTTAACACCATTAGCAAAAGAAGCAATATCAGAGTTAAGAAAATATGAAATAATTTTAAAAGAAGAAAATAGAAAATTAAAAAAATAA
- the selD gene encoding selenide, water dikinase SelD has product MGPEVLSDILKTIPVKEDKNLIVGYEKSDDAAVYKISDDTALIQTLDFFTPMVEDPYIFGQIAAANSLSDVYAMGGKPITAMNIVCFPEKENIKILEEILRGGAEKIYESGAVLSGGHSIHDNEIKYGLSVTGICSPNKIFKNYGSQEGDILILTKPLGTGIITTASKMKVVKENEIQEAIENMTTLNKYAGEIIAKYPVTACTDITGFGFLGHLYEMASASEKTFVIESEYIPCLSGSKEYAKEFYITGSGQKNRKSLEGKIKFENISFEMEEILFDPQTSGGLLFSIPIQYVNDVMKELGELKIKSAIVGSVEKLKEFPIIVR; this is encoded by the coding sequence ATAGGACCAGAGGTTCTTTCAGATATATTAAAAACAATTCCTGTAAAAGAGGATAAAAATTTAATAGTTGGATATGAAAAATCTGATGATGCTGCAGTATATAAAATTTCAGATGATACAGCTCTTATTCAAACTCTAGATTTCTTTACTCCAATGGTAGAAGACCCATATATTTTCGGACAAATTGCTGCTGCAAATTCCTTAAGTGATGTGTATGCTATGGGAGGAAAACCTATTACAGCTATGAATATAGTTTGTTTTCCAGAAAAAGAGAATATAAAGATTTTAGAAGAAATTTTAAGAGGTGGAGCTGAAAAAATTTATGAATCAGGAGCTGTCCTAAGTGGTGGGCATTCTATTCATGACAATGAGATAAAATATGGATTATCAGTAACAGGAATCTGTTCTCCTAATAAAATATTTAAAAATTACGGTTCTCAAGAGGGAGATATATTAATTCTTACAAAACCTTTAGGAACAGGAATAATTACAACTGCCTCAAAAATGAAAGTTGTAAAAGAAAATGAAATTCAAGAAGCTATTGAAAATATGACTACTTTAAATAAATATGCTGGAGAAATAATAGCAAAATATCCTGTGACAGCTTGTACAGATATAACAGGATTTGGTTTTTTAGGACATCTTTATGAAATGGCTAGTGCTTCTGAAAAAACTTTTGTAATAGAGTCTGAGTATATTCCTTGCTTAAGTGGTAGTAAAGAATATGCCAAAGAATTTTATATTACAGGAAGTGGGCAAAAAAATAGAAAATCTTTAGAAGGAAAAATAAAATTTGAAAATATTTCTTTTGAGATGGAAGAAATTTTATTTGACCCACAAACATCTGGAGGACTTTTATTCTCAATACCTATTCAATATGTAAATGATGTTATGAAAGAGTTAGGAGAGCTTAAAATAAAATCAGCAATAGTGGGAAGTGTAGAAAAATTAAAAGAATTTCCAATCATTGTAAGGTAA
- a CDS encoding L,D-transpeptidase family protein, translated as MKKRLIGIIFILFTTIIFGKKSNIVVENRYDNLIHDDIKVDIKYKEDDLPELLDYVFIKTLYAIIREEPNPKSEVIYNAPFNTKYQLLEKVKVGESYWYKVKTSKGIGYVFGNNVDVKTFRFEKMLERIKDVEKFINENNQNNIKLASTNSYLPNPYNKDMKRTKDKYGISIDQNIVGVYEKENIELHIPDRSVLSVLKINGNKAEVKVEGIPESPLVIDKKYLSYNPKIEEGFEKAIVVDIENQNLAAFEKINGEWTLISYIYAKTGLESQLGFETPRGSFIVPLLKYEMGYRDIYGADMGIARYAIRFSGGGYLHGTPVDHVEVDNEDFFLKQKEDGLGTFKGTRKCIRNTVSHAKFLFDWILGDERNQNSNYQKPQENVMFIIF; from the coding sequence GTGAAAAAAAGATTAATTGGAATTATATTTATATTATTTACTACAATTATATTTGGAAAAAAATCAAATATAGTTGTAGAAAATAGATATGATAATTTAATACATGATGATATAAAGGTTGATATAAAATATAAAGAAGATGATTTGCCAGAATTGTTAGATTATGTTTTTATAAAAACTTTATATGCTATTATTAGAGAGGAACCAAATCCAAAATCAGAAGTTATATACAATGCTCCATTTAACACAAAATATCAACTTTTAGAAAAGGTTAAAGTTGGAGAAAGTTATTGGTATAAAGTAAAAACTTCAAAAGGAATTGGATATGTTTTTGGAAACAATGTTGATGTAAAAACATTTAGATTTGAAAAAATGTTAGAAAGAATAAAAGATGTAGAAAAATTTATAAATGAAAATAATCAAAATAATATAAAATTAGCTTCCACAAACTCATATTTACCAAATCCATATAATAAAGATATGAAAAGAACAAAGGATAAATATGGGATTTCAATAGACCAAAATATAGTTGGAGTCTATGAAAAAGAAAATATTGAATTACATATTCCAGATAGGTCTGTGTTAAGTGTTTTAAAAATTAATGGAAACAAAGCAGAAGTAAAAGTAGAAGGAATTCCAGAATCTCCATTAGTTATTGACAAAAAGTATCTTTCATATAATCCCAAAATAGAAGAGGGATTTGAAAAAGCCATTGTTGTTGATATTGAAAATCAAAACTTAGCAGCTTTTGAAAAAATAAATGGAGAATGGACTTTGATTTCATATATTTATGCAAAAACAGGTTTAGAAAGTCAATTAGGATTTGAAACTCCTAGGGGGTCTTTTATAGTTCCATTACTTAAATATGAAATGGGATACAGAGATATTTATGGAGCTGATATGGGAATAGCAAGATATGCTATAAGATTTAGTGGTGGTGGATATTTACATGGAACACCTGTTGACCATGTTGAAGTAGACAATGAAGATTTCTTTTTAAAACAAAAAGAAGATGGACTTGGAACTTTTAAAGGAACAAGAAAATGTATAAGAAATACAGTTTCTCATGCTAAATTTTTATTTGATTGGATATTAGGAGATGAGAGAAATCAAAATTCAAACTATCAAAAGCCACAAGAAAATGTTATGTTTATAATATTCTAA